In Candidatus Hydrogenedentota bacterium, a single genomic region encodes these proteins:
- a CDS encoding ATP-dependent Clp protease ATP-binding subunit, with amino-acid sequence MWDRFTERAKHVISTAREEATRLGSEYVRTEHILLGLCREPDGIAARALENLGVDIESLAMEIEQQVQRGNAVPSSDEIAFTPRAKKVLELSVEEARRFNHSYIGTEHILLGLVKEGEGIAAKVLQDLKIDLEKIQAEVIRLLGDQGKPGPQASTSKKSQTPALDTFGRDLTVLAQEGKLDPVIGRESEIERVIQVLSRRTKNNPVLIGEAGVGKTAIVEGLAQAIIKGDVPDLLLGRRVLTLDLAGVVAGTKYRGQFEERLKSVMKEIRRADNIILFIDELHTIVGAGAAEGAVDAANMLKPSLARGELQCIGATTMDEYRKHIEKDAALARRFQTILVDAPSVEQTIEIIRGLRDKYEAHHRVKFSDEAIVAAAKLSNQYISDRYLPDKAVDVIDEAGSRARLQITTRPAELKQVEKDIEEVTQEKEAAIRSQEYERAAALRDRERHLIQLLEEKKREWEKMRDSAEMTVTEEDIAYIVSKWTGIPLTKLEEDESHRLLRMREELRKSVVGQDDAIDSIARAIQRSRAGLKSTSRPVGSFLFLGPTGVGKTLLAKVLASFLFGNEDALITVDMSEYMEKFAVSRLGGAPPGYVGYNEGGQLTEQVRRRPYSVVLFDEIEKAHPDVFNVLLQVLEEGHMTDSTGRKVDFRNTVVVMTSNIGTRRIGHTTTLGFQQDSSEDEFKRMESRVMEEVKKVFNPEFINRIDETVVFHRLGHAELCLIVDIEVAEVIERLKEKALDLVLTESAREFIVRVGTDEQYGARPLRRAVQHYIEDPLSELLLKGEFGAGTRIMVRPSESDDRLVFEPAGAVAEGVTT; translated from the coding sequence ATGTGGGATAGATTCACCGAACGCGCCAAGCATGTTATCAGTACCGCCCGCGAAGAAGCCACTCGTTTGGGCAGCGAATATGTGCGGACCGAGCACATTCTTCTCGGACTGTGCCGCGAGCCCGACGGCATTGCCGCGCGGGCCCTCGAGAACCTGGGCGTCGATATCGAATCGCTCGCCATGGAAATCGAACAGCAAGTACAGCGCGGCAACGCCGTGCCGTCAAGCGATGAGATCGCCTTTACGCCACGGGCCAAGAAAGTCCTCGAACTCTCAGTCGAGGAAGCCCGCCGTTTCAACCACAGCTACATCGGCACCGAGCATATCCTCCTGGGGCTCGTGAAGGAAGGCGAAGGCATCGCCGCAAAGGTGCTTCAAGACCTCAAGATCGACCTCGAGAAGATCCAAGCAGAAGTCATCCGTCTCCTGGGCGATCAGGGCAAACCCGGCCCGCAGGCCTCTACCAGCAAGAAGAGCCAGACACCGGCTCTCGACACGTTCGGACGCGACCTGACGGTTCTCGCCCAGGAGGGTAAACTCGACCCCGTTATCGGACGCGAATCCGAGATCGAGCGCGTGATCCAAGTGCTCAGCCGCCGCACCAAGAACAACCCCGTCTTGATCGGCGAGGCCGGCGTCGGCAAGACCGCAATCGTTGAAGGGCTGGCCCAGGCCATCATCAAGGGGGATGTTCCTGACCTTCTGCTCGGCCGCCGTGTGCTCACCCTCGACCTCGCCGGCGTAGTCGCCGGCACCAAGTACCGCGGCCAGTTCGAAGAACGTCTCAAGTCCGTCATGAAAGAAATCCGGCGCGCGGACAACATCATCCTGTTTATCGACGAACTGCACACCATCGTGGGAGCGGGCGCCGCCGAGGGCGCCGTAGACGCCGCCAATATGCTCAAACCCTCGCTCGCGCGCGGCGAACTCCAATGCATCGGCGCAACCACCATGGACGAATACCGCAAGCACATCGAGAAAGACGCCGCCCTCGCGCGGCGGTTCCAGACAATTCTGGTCGACGCCCCTTCCGTCGAACAGACCATCGAGATCATTCGCGGGCTGCGAGACAAGTACGAAGCCCATCACCGCGTGAAATTCTCCGATGAAGCCATCGTCGCCGCCGCCAAGCTGTCCAACCAGTACATCAGCGACCGTTATCTGCCCGACAAGGCCGTAGATGTGATCGACGAGGCCGGGAGCCGGGCGCGACTTCAGATCACCACCCGCCCCGCGGAACTCAAACAAGTCGAGAAAGACATCGAAGAGGTCACGCAGGAAAAAGAGGCTGCCATCCGCAGCCAGGAGTACGAGCGGGCGGCCGCGTTGAGGGACCGTGAACGCCACTTGATTCAGCTCCTCGAAGAGAAAAAGCGCGAGTGGGAGAAAATGCGGGACTCGGCCGAAATGACGGTCACCGAAGAGGACATCGCCTACATCGTGTCCAAGTGGACCGGGATCCCCCTCACAAAGCTCGAAGAAGACGAGTCGCATCGGTTGCTGCGGATGCGCGAGGAGCTTCGTAAATCCGTTGTCGGCCAGGATGACGCCATCGACAGCATTGCGCGGGCCATCCAGCGCTCGCGGGCGGGGCTGAAAAGCACCTCCCGGCCCGTGGGCTCATTCCTGTTCCTGGGCCCGACGGGCGTGGGGAAGACGTTGCTTGCCAAGGTCCTCGCTTCCTTCCTTTTCGGAAACGAAGACGCGTTGATCACCGTCGACATGTCGGAGTACATGGAGAAGTTCGCGGTGTCCCGTCTGGGCGGCGCGCCTCCCGGCTACGTGGGATATAACGAAGGCGGCCAGTTGACCGAGCAGGTCCGCCGCCGCCCCTATTCGGTCGTGTTGTTCGACGAGATCGAAAAGGCCCATCCCGATGTCTTTAACGTGTTGCTCCAGGTTCTTGAGGAGGGGCACATGACCGATTCCACGGGCCGAAAAGTCGATTTCCGCAATACGGTCGTCGTGATGACAAGCAATATCGGCACCCGGCGGATTGGCCATACCACCACCCTGGGGTTTCAGCAAGACAGCAGCGAAGACGAGTTCAAGCGCATGGAATCCCGGGTCATGGAAGAAGTCAAGAAAGTGTTCAATCCCGAGTTCATCAACCGCATCGATGAGACCGTCGTATTCCACCGGCTGGGGCATGCCGAATTGTGCCTGATTGTTGACATTGAAGTGGCTGAGGTGATAGAACGACTCAAGGAGAAGGCGCTCGATTTGGTGCTCACCGAGAGTGCACGGGAGTTTATCGTCCGCGTGGGGACCGACGAGCAGTATGGCGCGCGGCCACTTCGGAGGGCCGTGCAACACTATATTGAAGACCCGTTGTCTGAGTTGTTGTTGAAGGGGGAGTTCGGCGCTGGAACCCGTATCATGGTTCGG
- a CDS encoding UvrB/UvrC motif-containing protein: protein MLCERCHKRLATLRYSEVIDGKAIVRSICQGCLNEIQGNASTGFEMSGAAPTPRHDVYQRMATDRLARHIVCSGCGLELAEALQRSVLGCPVCYDSFAEHLPNVLRSMQPGLRHRGKIPSRDSSREQLHMQLQTKRALLRSALKTENYEDAAKLRDEIKGLESALNAGAPSKG, encoded by the coding sequence ATGTTATGCGAACGTTGTCATAAGCGGCTGGCCACTTTGCGGTATAGCGAAGTCATTGATGGCAAAGCCATTGTCAGGAGCATCTGCCAGGGCTGCCTCAATGAGATTCAGGGCAACGCCAGTACCGGGTTCGAGATGTCCGGGGCGGCCCCAACGCCCCGCCATGACGTGTATCAACGGATGGCCACAGACCGTCTGGCACGCCATATTGTCTGCTCCGGTTGCGGATTAGAGCTTGCTGAAGCCTTACAGCGAAGCGTGCTCGGCTGCCCCGTATGTTACGACAGCTTTGCCGAACACTTGCCCAACGTCCTCCGGAGCATGCAGCCCGGCTTGCGCCATCGCGGCAAGATCCCCTCACGTGACTCTTCCCGCGAACAATTGCATATGCAGCTTCAAACGAAGCGGGCGTTGCTCCGCAGCGCTCTCAAAACCGAAAACTATGAGGACGCCGCCAAGTTGCGCGACGAAATCAAGGGCCTCGAGTCGGCCTTGAACGCCGGGGCGCCCTCGAAGGGTTAA
- a CDS encoding glycoside hydrolase family 3 N-terminal domain-containing protein, with product MTYWKPVAIWIAAACLTGTALAQVRGFGLSETVEKAEKQGGEESSATWTIESAIAEMSLRTRVAQLMMVTLQGRLGPDAAERQLLENYTPGAVIISNLTRPRNAVDYAAALQSNPVRKRYGVPVLLGADLAELPVAFGMRKEDFFAPLPTMLAVAAADDPTATRGLADLYAEHLAAMGFSFQAGPCLALAPDLPNAKGGLQCLGSDPDFVGETAEIFLRAFAERGLAVLFTGFPGGYWNQSGDAPPMLMTPASAMGAQDLIPYKRAILGGARMLLVGNILTPHLDKDRGAASLSPKVMKELLRDELLYPGIVVAGPIDGLSVSKGATQEDAAVTALKAGADMLLWQYPGLHVMKSVETIVKSVEDGKFSEAAINVSVTRVLQLKDDLKLRSKEPSKEKAVDRLEKRSAYPEAARKIERRSITIVRNENGVLPLSRERSAPVGITGVIGVSELRDLLKKDLKNVAQQNIATAKHGGEIYDFEIHRLTSRAEGVRTVVVVLTNEIRAQGKIELISKLKDIGARVVAVLVGYPSTLGDLKEADAIVVVYCDPAASSAAMGAVAEALLGKSSIAVKPPDEAVQVKAGTPLALDALQWLYSPAGRLPVSLEPPFVYGLGHSVLTPQTVKKLQWEFGDGGKSKERTVQHAYKTCGTYTLTLSVTDASGEVSSGITHVEVSE from the coding sequence ATGACGTATTGGAAACCGGTGGCGATATGGATTGCAGCGGCCTGCCTCACGGGAACGGCGTTGGCCCAGGTGCGCGGGTTTGGGCTGTCTGAAACGGTTGAAAAGGCGGAAAAACAGGGCGGGGAAGAGTCTTCCGCAACGTGGACCATCGAGTCCGCCATTGCCGAAATGAGTCTGCGCACGCGAGTGGCTCAGCTCATGATGGTGACGTTGCAGGGACGTCTTGGCCCGGACGCCGCTGAGCGGCAACTGCTGGAGAACTACACCCCGGGGGCCGTGATCATCTCGAATCTGACCCGGCCGCGCAACGCAGTCGACTATGCGGCCGCGCTGCAGAGCAATCCTGTTCGAAAACGGTACGGGGTTCCGGTGCTGCTCGGAGCGGACCTGGCCGAGTTGCCAGTGGCGTTTGGCATGCGGAAAGAAGACTTTTTTGCACCGTTGCCGACGATGCTCGCCGTGGCCGCGGCCGATGACCCTACGGCGACCCGGGGTCTGGCGGACCTGTACGCGGAACACCTCGCCGCGATGGGGTTCTCGTTTCAGGCAGGCCCATGTCTTGCGCTGGCTCCCGATTTGCCGAACGCGAAAGGCGGCCTGCAATGTCTTGGCTCTGACCCCGACTTCGTGGGGGAGACGGCGGAGATTTTTCTGCGGGCATTCGCCGAGCGGGGTCTCGCGGTGCTGTTTACGGGGTTCCCCGGCGGGTACTGGAACCAATCCGGCGACGCGCCCCCGATGCTTATGACGCCGGCCTCGGCCATGGGAGCCCAGGACCTGATACCCTACAAGCGCGCCATCCTGGGGGGAGCGCGCATGCTCCTCGTAGGCAACATTCTTACGCCACATCTGGACAAGGACCGCGGCGCCGCCAGTCTGTCTCCCAAGGTGATGAAGGAGCTGCTGCGCGACGAGCTTCTGTATCCGGGGATTGTGGTTGCCGGCCCTATTGACGGGCTGTCGGTCTCGAAGGGCGCAACGCAGGAAGACGCGGCCGTTACGGCTTTGAAAGCGGGCGCCGATATGCTGCTCTGGCAGTACCCGGGCCTGCATGTCATGAAATCCGTCGAGACTATTGTGAAATCCGTCGAGGACGGCAAGTTTTCGGAGGCGGCCATCAACGTGTCGGTAACCCGGGTTCTCCAACTCAAGGATGACTTGAAGCTTCGCTCGAAGGAGCCCTCGAAGGAAAAAGCCGTTGACCGGCTCGAGAAACGCAGCGCTTATCCCGAGGCGGCCCGAAAAATCGAGCGGCGTTCCATCACCATCGTGCGGAACGAAAACGGTGTGCTTCCGCTTTCCAGAGAGCGGTCGGCCCCTGTTGGCATAACCGGGGTGATTGGCGTATCGGAACTGCGCGACCTTCTGAAAAAGGACCTGAAGAATGTCGCACAGCAAAACATCGCCACGGCGAAACACGGCGGCGAAATCTACGACTTCGAGATACACCGGCTGACGTCCCGTGCGGAAGGTGTCCGAACGGTCGTCGTAGTGCTTACCAACGAGATCCGGGCCCAAGGCAAGATCGAACTGATCAGTAAACTGAAGGATATCGGCGCGCGAGTCGTGGCAGTCCTCGTGGGCTATCCGAGCACCCTGGGGGATCTCAAGGAGGCGGACGCCATTGTGGTCGTGTATTGCGACCCGGCGGCGTCTTCGGCGGCCATGGGGGCGGTGGCCGAAGCCCTCCTGGGGAAGAGCTCTATCGCCGTCAAGCCGCCCGACGAGGCCGTGCAAGTGAAAGCGGGCACGCCCCTGGCCCTCGACGCGCTGCAATGGCTGTATAGCCCGGCGGGGCGTCTTCCTGTAAGCTTGGAACCGCCGTTTGTATACGGTCTGGGACATTCCGTTCTCACTCCTCAAACTGTCAAGAAGCTGCAGTGGGAGTTCGGCGATGGCGGCAAATCGAAAGAGCGCACGGTCCAACACGCCTACAAGACGTGTGGAACCTACACGTTGACGCTGTCGGTTACCGACGCTTCGGGAGAGGTCTCCTCGGGAATAACGCATGTCGAAGTGTCCGAGTAG
- a CDS encoding shikimate kinase, with amino-acid sequence MNIVLIGFRGVGKSSIAELVALCTNRKVFRIDDEVERRAGCSISELVQQYGWERFWDLEAEVCAEAAGMTDTVIDAGGGVVQRPQNVAALKANGTFFLLIAEAGTIKDRIKDEGGRPSITGKKSFLDEIEEVLEARLPLYQAAADHVIRTDRRSLAEIADEIIAIACTAL; translated from the coding sequence ATGAATATCGTTCTGATTGGTTTCCGCGGAGTAGGAAAATCGAGTATTGCGGAACTCGTGGCGTTGTGCACCAACCGCAAGGTCTTCCGGATAGACGACGAGGTCGAGAGACGGGCGGGGTGTTCCATCTCGGAACTCGTCCAGCAATATGGATGGGAGCGGTTCTGGGACCTCGAAGCAGAAGTCTGTGCGGAAGCGGCGGGCATGACGGACACCGTGATTGACGCGGGCGGCGGCGTGGTTCAGCGGCCTCAGAATGTCGCGGCGCTCAAGGCCAACGGCACGTTTTTCTTGTTGATCGCGGAGGCTGGCACGATCAAAGATCGCATCAAAGATGAGGGGGGACGCCCCTCAATCACGGGGAAGAAGTCGTTCCTGGACGAGATCGAGGAGGTGTTGGAGGCGCGACTGCCGCTTTACCAGGCCGCTGCGGACCATGTAATCCGCACGGATAGGCGGTCTCTGGCCGAGATCGCGGACGAGATTATCGCGATCGCGTGTACCGCACTGTAG
- a CDS encoding PTS sugar transporter subunit IIA, with product MNLTKYIMKSCIVSEMKADNKADALKELINLLFEKKKMTSVGPALDQILAREITESTGIGKGIAVPHARVTGMKGLACAVGRVPQGLDFRAVDREPVNIIFLICYPPSEQTTYLNFVATVAKLLSDPHNLAKIMNAENEDEIFELLEKASESFSEASEQKVRKVKADPAIEQVPDGHAEIILLARLQLCEEMLANARSGKKQIRSRIDNIRELVSPRLIRHYDRLSKARPPALVPVEGDTCQGCFMKLPSQFVQQVRQDPEHIHTCPNCSRYIYVV from the coding sequence ATGAATCTTACCAAGTATATCATGAAATCGTGCATCGTTTCGGAAATGAAGGCTGATAACAAAGCGGACGCGTTGAAAGAACTGATCAACTTGCTGTTCGAGAAGAAGAAGATGACGAGCGTAGGCCCGGCGCTGGACCAAATCCTGGCCCGCGAAATCACGGAGAGCACGGGCATCGGAAAGGGGATCGCCGTCCCCCACGCCAGAGTCACCGGCATGAAAGGGCTCGCGTGCGCCGTGGGGCGCGTCCCGCAGGGGCTTGATTTCCGCGCGGTTGACCGTGAACCGGTGAACATCATTTTCCTGATATGCTATCCGCCTAGCGAGCAGACAACCTATCTCAATTTCGTAGCCACCGTCGCCAAATTGCTGAGCGATCCTCACAATCTCGCCAAGATCATGAATGCGGAAAACGAAGATGAGATCTTCGAGCTGCTGGAGAAGGCCTCCGAGAGTTTCTCGGAAGCTTCCGAACAGAAAGTGCGGAAAGTCAAGGCGGACCCCGCCATTGAGCAGGTGCCGGATGGCCATGCCGAGATTATCCTGCTGGCGCGCCTGCAGTTGTGCGAGGAGATGCTGGCCAACGCGCGGTCGGGCAAGAAGCAGATTCGCAGCCGCATCGACAACATTCGAGAACTCGTGTCGCCGCGGCTCATCCGGCACTACGATCGGCTCAGCAAAGCGCGTCCGCCAGCGCTGGTTCCGGTTGAGGGCGATACTTGTCAAGGCTGTTTTATGAAATTGCCTTCACAGTTTGTGCAGCAGGTGCGGCAGGACCCTGAGCATATCCATACGTGCCCCAATTGCAGCCGCTACATCTACGTCGTTTAG
- a CDS encoding cyclic nucleotide-binding domain-containing protein translates to MTLNPKYEMLANRVALFKGISPDDIHKIISRGLTMAMEKGNIIFYKGTTGNQMFVILAGRVSLFDGQKHLADLRTGDMFGEMALINNEPRSATAVAAEQTQLFIMSETFFQRLMTKKVAIQMLLNIIGTLSTRLQSMNKRILEMKEESARS, encoded by the coding sequence ATGACGCTTAATCCCAAGTATGAAATGTTGGCCAATCGCGTGGCCCTGTTCAAAGGGATTAGCCCGGATGACATCCACAAGATCATTTCGCGCGGTTTGACCATGGCTATGGAGAAGGGCAACATCATTTTCTACAAAGGGACGACGGGCAACCAGATGTTCGTTATCTTGGCCGGGAGGGTAAGCCTTTTCGACGGGCAGAAGCATTTGGCCGATCTCCGCACGGGGGATATGTTCGGCGAGATGGCGCTCATAAACAATGAACCGCGCAGCGCCACCGCTGTCGCGGCCGAGCAGACCCAGCTGTTCATCATGAGCGAGACCTTCTTTCAAAGGCTTATGACCAAGAAGGTCGCCATCCAGATGTTGCTCAACATCATCGGTACCTTGAGCACGCGCCTGCAGAGCATGAACAAGCGCATTCTGGAGATGAAGGAAGAGAGTGCGCGGTCTTGA
- the sat gene encoding sulfate adenylyltransferase gives MAIAPHGGKLVNRLLTGEALKAAQRKAAALPSITVDAYTAFDIDGIAKGLFSPLTGFMGEAEALSVLDSMHLRPGIPWTIPILLDVQAEVADRLELGSEVAIQDDQGDVVAILHLSEKFSLDHAQLCEKVYLTADDSHPGVKYTMSLGKVFLAGELDVLKARTIEFQEYNLTPAETRAAFEQKGWKRIVAFQTRNPIHRAHEYLTKCALEICDGLLIHPLMGTTKSDDIPGSVRMKCYSVLIDNYYPKDHVMLSLMPVNMRYAGPKEAIMHSIIRKNYGCTHFIVGRDHAGVGNFYGTYDAQRIFDDFDPEEIAITPLFFEHAFYSKRTQSMASPKTCPGTNEDRVFLSGTKVREMLKRGEMPPPEFTRPEVAKILIEWAQENGE, from the coding sequence ATGGCCATCGCACCACACGGCGGAAAGCTGGTAAACCGACTGCTCACGGGAGAAGCGCTCAAAGCCGCGCAGCGCAAAGCCGCGGCCTTGCCATCCATCACCGTGGATGCCTATACCGCGTTCGACATCGATGGCATCGCCAAGGGGTTGTTCAGCCCCCTTACCGGTTTCATGGGAGAAGCAGAAGCCCTTTCCGTGCTGGATAGCATGCACTTGCGCCCCGGCATTCCCTGGACGATACCGATTCTGCTGGACGTGCAGGCGGAGGTTGCCGACCGACTCGAGCTGGGTTCTGAGGTGGCCATTCAGGACGACCAGGGCGACGTGGTAGCGATATTGCATCTCTCCGAGAAGTTCTCCCTGGACCACGCGCAGCTTTGCGAGAAGGTGTATCTGACAGCCGACGATTCCCACCCCGGGGTGAAGTACACCATGTCTCTCGGCAAGGTCTTTCTTGCGGGCGAACTGGATGTGCTCAAGGCGCGCACGATCGAATTCCAAGAGTACAACCTGACGCCCGCCGAGACCCGCGCGGCGTTCGAGCAGAAAGGCTGGAAGCGGATCGTCGCGTTTCAGACGAGGAACCCCATCCACCGCGCGCACGAGTATCTCACCAAATGCGCCCTTGAGATCTGCGACGGGCTGCTGATCCATCCCCTGATGGGAACCACCAAGAGCGATGATATTCCCGGCTCAGTGCGGATGAAGTGCTATTCGGTGCTGATCGACAACTATTACCCGAAAGACCATGTCATGTTGTCGCTGATGCCGGTCAACATGCGGTATGCGGGGCCGAAAGAGGCCATCATGCATTCCATCATCCGCAAGAACTACGGCTGCACGCACTTCATCGTGGGCAGAGACCATGCAGGCGTAGGCAACTTCTACGGTACTTACGACGCTCAACGGATTTTCGACGATTTCGATCCCGAGGAGATCGCCATCACCCCGCTGTTCTTCGAACACGCGTTCTATTCGAAACGCACCCAATCGATGGCTTCCCCGAAGACGTGCCCCGGCACCAACGAGGACCGCGTCTTTCTGAGCGGCACCAAGGTACGCGAGATGCTCAAACGGGGCGAGATGCCGCCGCCCGAATTCACGCGCCCCGAGGTCGCGAAGATCCTCATCGAGTGGGCCCAAGAGAACGGTGAATGA
- a CDS encoding alkaline phosphatase family protein, which yields MSRRLLVLGLDCATPQFVFGPNAFELPNLRALMRRGCWGRLESCHPPITVPAWACMLSGKDPGTLGIYGFRNRRDYSYDNMFTADASAVRQPRVWDILSRHGKRVVVLGVPQTYPVRPVNGWMVAGFLTPNEDAPYTYPRPLKEELRRAVGEYLIDVKDFRTEDRPALLERLYALMENRFHYARHLMEAKPWDFFMVVDMAIDRLHHAFWRFCEPTHPAFVPGNPFEHVFRDFYQAVDARLGELVELAGEDTAVMLVSDHGAKSMVGGVCVNEWLLREGLLTLKRRPERRARIEDCDIDWARTRVWGSGGYYGRMFFNVAGREPEGQVPAAAYETFRDELISRIQEMHGPNGQLLGNRALKPQDIYENVEGVAPDLLVYWGDLGWRSVGSVGFDDIFTFENDTGPDDANHDYHGIFILDDRTGRGGKEIEGLDLLSIAPAMLRLMDVPAPADMRGGALEESLL from the coding sequence ATGAGCCGCCGCCTCCTGGTGCTCGGCCTTGATTGCGCGACGCCCCAGTTTGTGTTCGGGCCGAATGCCTTCGAACTGCCGAACCTCCGCGCGCTGATGCGCCGCGGCTGCTGGGGGAGGCTCGAAAGCTGCCATCCGCCGATCACGGTCCCCGCATGGGCGTGCATGCTCTCGGGGAAGGACCCGGGAACGCTCGGTATCTATGGCTTCCGCAACCGGCGTGACTACTCCTACGACAACATGTTCACGGCCGATGCCTCGGCTGTCCGCCAGCCCCGCGTGTGGGACATTCTCTCCCGGCACGGAAAAAGGGTGGTGGTGCTGGGCGTTCCCCAGACGTATCCGGTGCGCCCCGTGAATGGCTGGATGGTCGCCGGATTTCTGACGCCCAACGAAGATGCCCCGTACACCTATCCAAGGCCGCTCAAAGAGGAGCTCCGCCGGGCCGTTGGCGAATATCTTATCGATGTGAAGGACTTCCGGACGGAGGACCGGCCTGCCTTGCTCGAGCGGCTGTATGCCCTCATGGAGAACCGGTTTCACTATGCGCGGCATCTGATGGAAGCGAAGCCCTGGGACTTCTTCATGGTGGTGGACATGGCCATCGACAGGCTCCACCATGCGTTCTGGCGCTTCTGCGAGCCGACTCATCCTGCATTCGTGCCCGGCAACCCATTCGAGCACGTTTTTCGGGACTTCTATCAGGCGGTCGACGCCCGCCTCGGCGAACTAGTCGAGCTGGCCGGAGAGGATACCGCCGTGATGCTGGTCTCGGACCATGGGGCCAAGAGCATGGTGGGAGGCGTTTGCGTCAACGAATGGCTGCTTCGCGAGGGGCTGCTCACGCTGAAACGCAGGCCCGAGCGCCGCGCCCGCATCGAGGATTGCGACATCGATTGGGCCCGCACCCGGGTATGGGGCAGCGGCGGCTACTACGGGCGGATGTTCTTCAACGTCGCGGGGCGCGAGCCGGAGGGCCAGGTCCCCGCGGCGGCTTACGAGACTTTTCGCGACGAGTTGATCAGCCGCATCCAGGAGATGCATGGTCCCAATGGGCAGTTGCTCGGGAACCGGGCCCTCAAGCCGCAGGACATCTACGAGAACGTCGAAGGCGTTGCCCCGGACCTGCTCGTGTACTGGGGGGACCTGGGGTGGCGCTCGGTGGGCTCGGTCGGGTTCGATGACATCTTTACTTTCGAGAATGACACCGGCCCCGATGACGCCAACCACGATTATCACGGCATATTCATTCTGGATGATCGAACCGGCCGGGGTGGAAAGGAAATCGAGGGTCTTGACCTTCTATCCATCGCTCCGGCCATGCTGCGTCTGATGGATGTGCCGGCGCCCGCGGACATGAGGGGAGGCGCACTCGAGGAGAGCCTGCTGTGA
- a CDS encoding glycosyltransferase family 1 protein, whose translation MRIGINALSLEPGYCGETVYLRKVFARVRDLQPETTGIFITSAQNNEFFAGCDRVVFEQPVDASVIGLPASEREFTKTIESAGIDVLFSSLRTAPVKPRVPQVLYTMDLQFILEPLAKGRWRDKAMVKRVVQTCENAVAIVAPSEFIRRQLLELLEVPLDRVVVAPLGVSDVFAEPQACWVQQPYFLSVGATRASKNVEGLLRAFQFFESRGPHSLVIAGLPGDREFRDWGPRVMRIQQCPENALAALYQHCEAVVCSSFYEGSGVMVLEAMRAGAQLVAGRVGAIPEFAGNAPIYCNPQNAGMIASAIQRAMDIEPEKRKRRALYMTNAAAEYTWDNCAWKTLQAFRTW comes from the coding sequence ATGCGGATAGGTATTAACGCATTGTCCCTCGAACCCGGCTATTGCGGGGAGACGGTTTATCTCCGCAAGGTGTTTGCGCGGGTCCGCGACTTGCAGCCGGAGACGACAGGGATCTTCATTACAAGCGCACAGAACAACGAGTTTTTTGCGGGATGCGACCGTGTGGTGTTCGAACAGCCCGTGGACGCGAGCGTAATCGGGTTGCCGGCATCCGAACGTGAGTTCACAAAAACCATCGAAAGCGCGGGCATCGACGTTCTCTTTTCTTCTCTGCGGACGGCGCCGGTCAAGCCGCGCGTCCCCCAAGTCCTGTATACGATGGACCTGCAGTTCATCCTCGAACCGCTCGCGAAGGGCCGTTGGCGCGACAAGGCCATGGTCAAACGGGTCGTGCAAACGTGCGAAAACGCCGTTGCGATAGTGGCTCCGTCTGAATTCATCCGCAGACAGCTTCTCGAGCTTTTGGAGGTGCCGCTGGACAGGGTGGTGGTGGCGCCCTTGGGTGTTTCGGATGTGTTTGCCGAACCTCAGGCCTGCTGGGTGCAGCAACCTTATTTTCTTTCAGTGGGGGCGACGCGGGCCTCGAAGAACGTCGAGGGCTTGTTGCGGGCGTTCCAGTTCTTCGAGTCGCGCGGCCCGCACAGTCTTGTGATTGCGGGGCTTCCCGGAGACCGCGAGTTTCGCGACTGGGGCCCTCGGGTCATGCGCATCCAGCAGTGTCCCGAGAACGCGCTGGCCGCCTTGTATCAGCATTGCGAGGCCGTGGTGTGCTCCTCGTTCTATGAAGGCTCTGGCGTCATGGTGCTGGAGGCCATGCGGGCGGGCGCTCAGCTTGTGGCGGGACGCGTCGGGGCTATCCCCGAGTTTGCCGGCAACGCGCCAATCTACTGCAATCCTCAGAACGCCGGGATGATCGCCTCGGCTATTCAGCGGGCCATGGATATCGAGCCGGAAAAGCGCAAGCGGCGCGCTCTCTACATGACCAACGCGGCGGCGGAATACACATGGGACAACTGCGCGTGGAAGACCCTCCAAGCCTTTCGCACATGGTGA